In Desulfonatronum thiosulfatophilum, a single window of DNA contains:
- a CDS encoding DUF4390 domain-containing protein: MNIIRRFYLCCIIILFTLMHSFPAMGASMLALDNLVLDSHADRIHLRFGIRLEDPEPVKAVLQEGVDLWLKGTASLVSKRLFLPNRTLYQQSVEHVLEWNPLTQDFELTLPQKEHLVKSKNLKELTSSHWREISLEMGDWSQLSSGQTYHVELEINFDRRDIPVWMRRVLFFWSWEVMAPIRYELEFTAP, encoded by the coding sequence ATGAACATCATTCGCCGATTTTACCTGTGTTGCATTATTATTCTGTTCACCCTCATGCATTCCTTTCCAGCCATGGGGGCATCGATGCTGGCATTGGACAACCTGGTACTGGACAGCCATGCCGACAGGATACACCTCCGTTTCGGGATTCGCCTTGAAGATCCGGAGCCGGTCAAGGCGGTGCTGCAGGAGGGGGTCGACCTCTGGCTTAAGGGAACGGCAAGCCTGGTATCCAAACGGCTCTTTCTTCCCAACAGAACCCTATATCAACAATCGGTTGAACATGTTCTGGAATGGAATCCACTGACCCAGGATTTTGAGTTGACGCTGCCCCAGAAGGAACATTTGGTCAAGTCCAAAAACCTCAAAGAGTTGACCTCCAGTCACTGGCGGGAGATCAGCCTTGAAATGGGGGACTGGTCTCAGCTTTCTTCCGGTCAGACATATCATGTGGAACTGGAAATCAACTTTGACAGACGTGACATTCCTGTCTGGATGCGGCGCGTTCTTTTCTTTTGGTCCTGGGAAGTCATGGCCCCGATCCGGTATGAACTCGAGTTTACGGCTCCCTAG
- a CDS encoding ABC transporter substrate-binding protein, whose amino-acid sequence MSATCSGDRLFLATFSHRQVSTLFGCVTLYTLVMLIGIASTVAAEPFQDLAFSKNHAVHFFDVVHTAQLPGPVEKSLGATSSPSGDPAIIYLALYRGITEAEQGFMDYLRASELESRFIIRDAAGNAATVETMRTEIKELRPDLVYAFGSTVATILAGTWDERDPELHVTDLPILFNIVADPVGARLVETLQKSGRNITGTTHAVPIDAQGRTLRRALTFNRLGVIYNPLEVNSRLSVDALANELANDDITVIRAPITVQAAFAEDAATVAAATKDLLGAGVEVIYLPSDSTIITHAKIITDLTNTSGIPTFSATEAPIRTAGAVMGLTSAYYNVGQFAGYKAVQILRGLARVEEIPIESLNRFTFVVNVPAAIVTDGLPPMELLRIGELLHPPPSP is encoded by the coding sequence ATGAGCGCAACCTGTTCAGGCGATCGTCTTTTCCTCGCAACATTCTCACACCGTCAAGTATCAACATTGTTCGGGTGCGTTACGTTGTACACCCTGGTAATGCTAATAGGCATCGCATCCACCGTCGCCGCCGAACCTTTCCAGGACCTCGCCTTTTCAAAAAATCATGCAGTCCATTTCTTCGATGTAGTTCATACCGCTCAACTTCCTGGTCCTGTTGAGAAGTCGCTTGGCGCTACGTCAAGCCCCAGCGGCGACCCCGCGATAATATATCTGGCCCTGTATCGCGGCATCACCGAAGCCGAACAGGGGTTCATGGACTACCTGCGTGCTTCCGAACTGGAGTCACGCTTCATCATCCGTGATGCTGCCGGCAATGCCGCTACTGTTGAAACAATGCGCACTGAAATCAAGGAACTACGCCCGGACTTGGTCTACGCCTTTGGCAGCACGGTGGCAACGATATTGGCGGGTACATGGGATGAACGAGATCCCGAACTCCATGTCACCGATCTTCCGATCCTCTTCAACATTGTTGCCGATCCCGTTGGAGCGCGTCTGGTCGAGACCCTGCAAAAAAGCGGCAGAAACATCACCGGAACCACGCATGCCGTTCCCATTGATGCCCAAGGGCGCACGCTTCGCCGGGCCTTGACCTTCAACCGTCTGGGAGTGATTTACAATCCACTGGAAGTGAATTCGCGATTGTCCGTGGATGCATTGGCGAATGAACTGGCGAATGACGACATCACCGTCATCCGCGCCCCGATCACCGTTCAAGCCGCATTTGCTGAAGACGCGGCCACCGTTGCCGCTGCCACAAAGGATTTGCTCGGCGCCGGCGTAGAGGTGATCTACTTGCCTTCTGATTCAACAATCATAACCCACGCCAAAATCATCACAGACCTGACGAACACCTCCGGAATTCCGACCTTTTCGGCCACTGAGGCGCCGATCAGAACCGCAGGCGCCGTCATGGGATTGACCAGCGCATACTACAATGTCGGACAGTTTGCCGGCTACAAAGCCGTGCAAATCCTGCGCGGGCTTGCCCGGGTGGAAGAAATTCCCATTGAGTCGCTGAACCGTTTTACCTTTGTAGTAAATGTACCAGCGGCCATCGTCACCGATGGGCTGCCTCCAATGGAGTTGCTGCGTATTGGAGAACTGCTGCATCCGCCTCCCTCCCCTTGA
- a CDS encoding sensor histidine kinase gives MPEKPPPAEPIRVSVPDSNQRKRQQRELYLALFGFIAVVVLAWVQLNFLQVDSYVFFALYNLNFILLLVVLLLVARNVVKLVLERRRKVIGVRLRTRLVLAFVSLSLVPTVLLFVISLIFVRTSVDYWFQGQVEKSLEQALNVGQSFYSSAQDRLEQRGSFLLYQIRDRQMAWGGRNMNAFLDEKRLEYNLGLVGVLSTQLREQNWNADEDWAKVWPELRSEMNLESLLENPRILSAIHPGPEFDLVVGILPVDDGRTGYLVLGDSLGEGLLFKLRQIVRGVDEYKKLQTLKYPLKVTLYLVLGLITLLIILAAIWFGFRLAKELSAPVHALALGTQRISEGDLAFRLHDDAKDELGMLVQSFNHMVQDLEANRAKLTKANLRLEEQNQELETRGRYMEAVLDNITSGVVSIGADGRVTTVNKAAEAILNFDSRQILGKTPNQFLHQDYLVMLQGVAKHLQTHPQAKWQRQLDLRVDKREIKLLVNIVHLQDQGGIIAVFEDVTELEKMHRLAAWKDVARRIAHEIKNPLTPIKLSAQRLERKFSSQVDDRTVFSQCTRIITRQVEHLQRMVQEFSSFAKLPEVRLAEGELEPDLEEIVDMFRTSHVGIQWHLEIATPIPPLKFDPEALRRVWINLMTNAVEALDEQPHPEVVIQAAYLPENQTVVVKFADNGLGLNQVEDIQSIFEPYFSRKKGGTGLGLTIAKSIVGEHRGTILVRKNKPVGCVFEVVLPA, from the coding sequence ATGCCTGAAAAACCGCCTCCAGCTGAGCCGATCAGGGTCAGCGTTCCGGACAGCAACCAGCGTAAACGCCAACAGCGGGAATTGTATCTCGCCCTCTTCGGCTTTATCGCCGTTGTAGTCCTGGCCTGGGTGCAGCTCAATTTTCTGCAGGTTGATTCCTACGTCTTTTTTGCCCTCTACAACCTGAATTTTATTTTGCTTCTGGTCGTCCTGTTACTGGTGGCCAGAAACGTCGTCAAACTCGTTCTGGAGCGCAGACGGAAAGTCATCGGCGTTCGCTTGCGGACCAGGCTGGTCCTGGCCTTCGTGTCGTTGTCTCTCGTTCCCACGGTTTTGCTGTTCGTAATTTCGCTGATCTTCGTCAGGACTTCCGTGGACTATTGGTTTCAGGGCCAAGTGGAAAAATCTCTGGAGCAGGCCCTGAATGTCGGCCAATCCTTCTATTCATCGGCCCAGGATCGCCTGGAACAACGCGGCTCCTTCCTTCTGTACCAGATTCGCGACCGCCAAATGGCCTGGGGCGGGCGGAACATGAACGCGTTTCTGGACGAAAAGCGCCTGGAATACAACCTGGGGCTGGTGGGGGTGCTTTCGACGCAGCTTCGGGAACAGAACTGGAATGCGGACGAGGACTGGGCCAAGGTCTGGCCGGAATTGCGCTCTGAGATGAACCTGGAATCCCTGCTTGAAAATCCGCGCATCCTCTCAGCCATCCATCCAGGCCCGGAATTCGACCTGGTCGTGGGAATTTTGCCCGTGGACGACGGACGCACAGGATATCTGGTCCTCGGCGACAGCCTGGGTGAAGGCCTGCTTTTCAAGTTGCGCCAGATCGTGCGCGGCGTGGACGAATACAAGAAGCTGCAAACCTTGAAATATCCCCTGAAGGTGACCCTCTACCTGGTTCTGGGGCTGATCACGCTGTTGATCATCCTGGCCGCGATCTGGTTCGGATTCCGTCTGGCCAAGGAACTCTCGGCCCCGGTCCACGCTCTGGCCCTGGGCACCCAGCGCATCTCCGAAGGGGACCTGGCCTTTCGACTTCACGACGACGCCAAGGACGAGCTGGGCATGCTGGTTCAGTCCTTCAACCACATGGTCCAGGATCTGGAAGCCAACCGGGCCAAACTGACCAAAGCCAACTTACGCCTGGAAGAGCAAAATCAGGAACTGGAGACCAGAGGGCGCTACATGGAGGCCGTGCTGGACAACATCACCTCGGGGGTTGTTTCCATCGGAGCGGACGGCCGCGTGACTACTGTGAACAAGGCCGCCGAGGCCATCTTGAATTTCGATTCCCGACAGATCCTGGGAAAAACGCCTAATCAGTTCCTGCACCAGGACTACCTGGTCATGCTCCAGGGCGTGGCCAAGCATCTGCAGACCCATCCCCAGGCGAAATGGCAACGGCAATTGGACTTGCGCGTGGACAAGCGGGAAATCAAGCTTCTGGTGAACATTGTTCATCTCCAGGATCAAGGCGGGATCATCGCGGTTTTTGAGGACGTCACGGAGCTGGAGAAAATGCATCGTCTTGCAGCCTGGAAGGACGTGGCCCGGCGCATTGCCCATGAAATCAAGAACCCGCTCACGCCCATCAAACTTTCCGCCCAGCGGCTGGAGCGCAAATTCAGCTCCCAGGTGGACGACCGGACGGTCTTCAGCCAGTGCACCAGGATCATCACCCGCCAGGTGGAACATCTGCAGCGCATGGTTCAGGAGTTTTCCTCCTTTGCCAAGCTTCCCGAGGTTCGCCTCGCCGAGGGCGAACTGGAGCCGGACCTTGAAGAAATCGTGGACATGTTCCGGACCAGCCACGTGGGCATCCAGTGGCATCTGGAAATAGCAACTCCCATTCCGCCGCTTAAATTCGACCCGGAAGCTTTGCGCCGGGTATGGATCAACCTGATGACCAACGCCGTGGAAGCCCTGGATGAACAGCCGCATCCGGAGGTGGTCATCCAGGCTGCGTATCTCCCTGAAAACCAGACCGTGGTCGTGAAATTTGCCGACAACGGATTGGGGTTGAATCAGGTGGAGGACATCCAAAGCATCTTCGAACCATATTTTTCCCGCAAAAAAGGCGGCACCGGACTGGGACTGACCATTGCCAAATCCATTGTCGGTGAACATCGCGGCACTATTCTGGTCCGTAAGAATAAACCGGTTGGATGTGTTTTCGAGGTGGTTTTGCCGGCTTAG
- a CDS encoding 23S rRNA (pseudouridine(1915)-N(3))-methyltransferase RlmH, giving the protein MKSICCLAVGRLKTPHWVAAAEHYVKLISRFTRLDQSVVKDAPGHLSPEARNEFEGRALLVGLGPKDLLLGLDVRGHAYSSEGFSAAMAQWLEDPVRRPCFVIGGAYGLSPPVLDRSDRLISLGTMTLPHELARVVLFEQIYRAMTILRGTGYHH; this is encoded by the coding sequence ATGAAATCAATTTGTTGTCTGGCCGTGGGCAGGCTGAAAACTCCGCATTGGGTGGCGGCCGCCGAACATTATGTCAAACTGATCAGTCGATTCACGCGTCTGGACCAGTCGGTGGTCAAGGATGCCCCCGGTCATCTTTCTCCGGAAGCGAGAAACGAGTTTGAAGGCCGCGCCCTGCTGGTCGGACTTGGACCGAAGGATCTTTTGTTGGGTCTGGATGTTCGGGGCCATGCCTATTCATCCGAGGGTTTTTCCGCGGCCATGGCCCAATGGCTGGAAGATCCCGTACGCAGACCATGTTTCGTGATCGGCGGTGCGTATGGCCTTTCCCCGCCTGTCCTGGACCGCAGCGACAGGCTGATCAGCCTGGGAACGATGACGCTGCCGCACGAACTGGCCCGTGTTGTGCTGTTTGAGCAGATCTACAGAGCCATGACGATTTTGCGCGGCACGGGATACCACCATTGA
- the sucD gene encoding succinate--CoA ligase subunit alpha: MQLNEHDSKTLFQESGIATPQGILLQRDLMVNPAADMSAENFSVPLPWMLKIQVLAGGRGKQGGVVALDSPEELPTAAQRLFELEVNARPAPFLRLEHRATIAREFYLSLSLQREWGCPVLTIGRQGGVEVETIGAEDPENLLVQRLNALAGLGAHQVRAAFFHLGLDKSLWPDFHSLLKNLWDCFTNNGLLLAEINPLVLTREDKWLALDGKIEVDDNFADLRPEVKRFAREVYFSDQENRAKAAGLSYHRFEGRVGLMVNGAGLAMATMDLLNHSGLQPANFLDLGGGAGQQAMDEAMNILLGDPQVEAVLINLFGGILSCEKVAMALMTALGGQAPVKPLVVRFSGHGADAGRSLLSDVPGKTLHLADDLNQALDILRDILQADSTPSGKLPRSSAPGADSVSKKSSGANRSPRAGSLVAQPFGLDRTSQVLVQGLTGREGRRHAELMREYGVQIVAGVTPFKEGENVLGLPVYSSVAQAAARHHIDASIIFVPASVAADAVLEAAQANVPWIICITEGIPQMEMLTVLEQLKGSNSRLIGPNTPGLIVPGEIKIGIMPGGIFSPGPVAVLSRSGTLTYEAVHRLGAAGIGQSVCIGVGGDPYVGLGLKACAELVVADPRTKALLILGEIGGRAEEETAEHLRAQGWTGPILAFIAGRTAPEGKRLGHAGAILEKGGGGIQAKLDRLQTAGVTLCSDLDDVARLTGEALDLI, from the coding sequence ATGCAACTGAACGAACATGACAGCAAGACCTTGTTTCAGGAGTCCGGAATCGCCACGCCTCAAGGGATTCTGCTTCAACGGGACTTGATGGTAAATCCGGCGGCGGATATGTCTGCCGAGAACTTTTCAGTACCTTTGCCGTGGATGTTGAAAATCCAGGTGCTCGCCGGAGGGCGGGGCAAACAGGGCGGGGTGGTTGCCCTGGATTCTCCGGAAGAGTTGCCTACTGCCGCCCAAAGGCTTTTCGAACTGGAGGTCAATGCTCGGCCCGCGCCCTTTTTGCGGCTCGAGCACCGGGCAACCATCGCACGGGAGTTCTATCTCAGTCTGAGCCTGCAGCGAGAATGGGGCTGCCCCGTGCTCACGATCGGCCGCCAAGGCGGAGTTGAGGTGGAAACCATCGGAGCCGAGGATCCGGAAAATCTTCTGGTGCAGCGGCTCAATGCTTTGGCCGGCCTGGGCGCACATCAAGTCCGAGCGGCCTTTTTTCATCTCGGCTTGGACAAGTCACTCTGGCCCGACTTCCATTCCCTCCTGAAAAATCTGTGGGACTGCTTCACGAACAATGGCCTGCTTCTGGCGGAGATCAATCCCCTGGTGCTGACCCGGGAAGACAAGTGGCTGGCCCTGGACGGCAAGATCGAAGTGGACGACAACTTCGCGGACCTGCGTCCGGAAGTGAAACGTTTCGCCCGTGAAGTCTACTTCAGCGACCAGGAGAACCGGGCCAAGGCCGCGGGGTTGAGCTACCATCGCTTCGAGGGCCGGGTCGGGCTGATGGTCAATGGCGCGGGACTGGCCATGGCCACCATGGACCTGCTGAATCATTCCGGCCTGCAGCCGGCGAATTTCCTTGATCTTGGCGGTGGAGCAGGGCAGCAGGCCATGGATGAGGCCATGAATATCCTGCTGGGCGATCCCCAAGTGGAAGCCGTGCTGATCAACCTGTTTGGAGGGATACTTTCCTGCGAGAAGGTGGCCATGGCCCTGATGACTGCTCTTGGCGGTCAGGCTCCGGTAAAACCGCTGGTGGTTCGATTTTCGGGCCATGGAGCGGACGCCGGCCGTTCCTTGCTGTCGGATGTGCCAGGAAAGACCCTGCATCTTGCCGATGACCTGAATCAGGCTCTGGATATCTTGCGGGATATCCTGCAAGCGGACTCCACGCCGTCCGGAAAATTACCGCGTTCTTCTGCTCCAGGTGCTGATTCGGTGAGCAAAAAATCCTCCGGGGCGAACCGATCCCCGCGAGCAGGATCGCTGGTCGCGCAACCTTTCGGGCTGGATCGGACGTCCCAGGTTCTGGTCCAGGGCCTGACCGGTCGCGAAGGCCGGCGTCATGCCGAGTTGATGCGTGAATACGGCGTGCAGATCGTGGCTGGGGTGACGCCGTTCAAGGAGGGCGAGAACGTTCTCGGGCTGCCGGTCTATTCCAGTGTCGCCCAGGCCGCGGCGCGCCACCACATCGATGCGAGCATCATTTTCGTGCCGGCCTCCGTGGCCGCGGATGCGGTTCTTGAAGCGGCCCAGGCCAACGTGCCCTGGATCATCTGCATCACCGAAGGCATCCCCCAGATGGAGATGCTCACGGTTCTAGAGCAGCTCAAAGGGTCGAACAGCAGGCTGATCGGCCCGAACACTCCAGGACTGATCGTACCGGGTGAAATAAAAATCGGGATCATGCCGGGAGGGATTTTTTCCCCCGGGCCGGTGGCGGTTCTTTCCCGGAGCGGCACCTTGACCTATGAAGCCGTCCATCGCCTGGGAGCCGCGGGGATCGGCCAGTCCGTCTGCATCGGCGTTGGCGGCGATCCGTATGTCGGCCTGGGACTGAAGGCCTGCGCTGAACTCGTGGTTGCGGACCCGCGCACGAAGGCGTTGCTGATCCTGGGCGAAATCGGCGGCCGGGCCGAGGAAGAGACGGCTGAACACCTCCGCGCCCAAGGCTGGACCGGTCCGATCCTGGCGTTCATCGCCGGACGCACCGCCCCTGAGGGCAAGCGGCTCGGCCACGCCGGGGCCATCCTGGAAAAGGGCGGCGGCGGAATCCAGGCCAAACTGGACCGGCTCCAGACAGCCGGCGTCACTCTTTGCTCGGATCTTGACGACGTCGCGCGACTGACTGGGGAAGCTCTGGACCTTATTTGA
- a CDS encoding MFS transporter has translation MSLLSARLGHTSLILSTGLAVWLILVFGSGLATYLNYTNFQRSHAALVQSRMHVVAMDLQQQIVANLDLGLRLDQIYDLARMVLHSVAEDPDIVGAGIHDTSGLRLIDTDSNVPPEVPSTWIVSPHQMKGHWHLSQAEYHVYGMPLFNSFNVPIGTLTVRYDRAVDEPVEAMLVMLFRNLLLTAFCFAILIIVGLTLLKRRFFRHLVDLTQRTVILPPSMTVQDHSVPAKSPLALRMEALVNTCDSIESRLRQVADGHGKPQILASEVAGAVSKAPPAAPLQDQQQNQVDSSTDENAAWRELNRGLRLLVALGLLMVLFAAAAVSTLAWLEFRERFEPQLHQKIDTLGQSLARSLERLHAQGIPLDRLKGVTTYFDHLREENPELAYVAIVKERGSSLEMRRSGSDYSNDSEEAAGDLLLHKSGAFPEQAWRYLQDAPLDGSHQDSRHEEARLLILKNFIDRTILLRAVDGSVVARLHLGQDRRFVDRMVREVWWDLGTVLLVILLITFELMLFVMNSRIRGPISAILSLSNQIRNGDFSQRLMVHGTDEIGRLSAALNASLDRINDFFQRMRDASRNNPDLRAAVVYLEQRVKFADSASATTVVGDRLAIIRWPFFLFIFAESLSLSFFPLFVEQLYTPMSGVPQGLAIGLPISLFMLVWALSLPPGGFWSDQVGRKRAFLTGAVIASIGLLMTAFSQGILDLMLWRSLTAVGYGLVFITVQGYVVDHSLPTQRARAMAMFLAVFFGGSLCGAAIGGIVSERIGFAPVFLISAGLGMLAALFVGRYISRSPANPSRKTEKLRVRNVLTLARNRRFLAMTIFNAIPAKMALTGFLFFAMPLYLKSLGLSPGDIGRVMMSYGLAMILLSPLVGLLADIWGRRHYFVLTGGLLAALAIMLITLQPGPIASVLSILLLGAAHAIGISPQLALVMEWSKEEIAEIGPGTVMGIFRLLERIGNVLGPIIISLLIAALGFSGAFTVFSVYLLISMLLFAGILFFYRKSYAVTETAKERS, from the coding sequence ATGAGTCTTCTCTCCGCTCGCCTTGGCCATACCAGCCTGATACTCTCGACTGGACTCGCAGTCTGGTTGATCCTTGTCTTCGGATCCGGCTTGGCCACGTATCTCAACTACACGAATTTTCAGCGGTCCCATGCTGCGCTCGTCCAATCCCGAATGCACGTGGTTGCCATGGACCTCCAACAACAGATCGTGGCGAACCTGGATCTTGGGCTGCGCCTGGATCAGATATATGATCTAGCCCGTATGGTGCTGCACTCCGTTGCCGAAGATCCAGATATTGTCGGCGCGGGAATCCATGATACATCAGGATTGCGGCTGATCGACACAGATTCCAACGTACCGCCGGAGGTTCCTTCCACCTGGATTGTTTCTCCTCATCAAATGAAAGGGCATTGGCACCTGAGCCAGGCCGAATATCATGTGTATGGAATGCCTTTGTTCAACAGCTTCAATGTCCCGATCGGCACGCTCACAGTGCGCTACGACCGCGCGGTGGACGAACCCGTTGAAGCCATGCTTGTAATGTTGTTCCGCAATCTGCTGCTCACAGCGTTTTGTTTCGCGATTCTGATCATAGTTGGATTGACCTTGCTGAAAAGAAGGTTCTTCCGTCACCTGGTCGATCTGACACAACGGACCGTTATCCTGCCGCCATCGATGACGGTTCAGGATCATTCTGTCCCTGCCAAGTCCCCCCTGGCGCTGCGGATGGAGGCCCTGGTCAACACCTGTGATTCTATCGAATCACGGCTCCGTCAGGTCGCGGACGGGCACGGAAAACCACAGATTCTCGCCTCCGAAGTTGCCGGAGCAGTTTCGAAAGCCCCCCCTGCTGCTCCGTTGCAAGATCAGCAGCAGAACCAAGTTGACTCATCCACAGACGAGAATGCCGCCTGGAGGGAATTGAACCGCGGCCTGCGCCTACTGGTTGCCTTGGGGCTGTTGATGGTTCTGTTTGCGGCTGCCGCAGTCTCCACACTTGCATGGCTGGAATTCCGTGAACGTTTCGAGCCGCAGTTGCACCAAAAAATCGATACTCTTGGCCAATCCCTCGCCAGAAGCCTCGAACGGCTGCACGCCCAGGGCATACCCCTTGACCGTCTGAAGGGCGTGACCACTTACTTCGACCACCTCCGGGAAGAGAACCCGGAATTGGCATACGTCGCCATTGTAAAAGAAAGGGGCTCAAGCCTTGAGATGCGCAGAAGCGGTTCGGATTATTCAAATGACTCCGAAGAGGCCGCAGGTGACCTTCTGTTGCATAAGAGCGGGGCCTTCCCCGAACAGGCTTGGCGTTATTTGCAGGATGCTCCTTTGGACGGTTCCCATCAGGACTCTCGGCACGAAGAGGCACGGTTGCTGATACTGAAAAACTTTATCGACCGAACCATCCTGCTTCGGGCCGTGGACGGCAGCGTCGTGGCCCGTCTGCACCTGGGACAGGACCGCCGCTTTGTGGACCGGATGGTCCGGGAAGTCTGGTGGGATCTCGGAACTGTACTCCTGGTGATTCTCTTGATCACTTTTGAACTCATGCTGTTTGTGATGAATTCCAGAATCAGGGGGCCAATCTCCGCCATCTTGTCCTTGTCCAACCAGATCCGAAACGGAGACTTCTCTCAGCGCCTGATGGTGCACGGGACCGATGAAATTGGAAGGTTGTCGGCAGCGCTGAACGCTTCACTGGATCGCATCAACGATTTCTTTCAGCGGATGCGAGACGCTTCGCGAAACAATCCCGACCTGCGGGCGGCGGTTGTTTATCTGGAACAACGCGTCAAATTTGCGGATTCCGCATCGGCAACAACAGTTGTCGGGGATCGATTGGCGATTATCCGCTGGCCGTTTTTCCTGTTCATCTTTGCCGAATCCCTCTCCCTGTCCTTCTTCCCTCTGTTTGTGGAGCAGCTGTACACTCCCATGTCGGGTGTGCCGCAGGGTCTGGCAATCGGCCTGCCGATATCCCTGTTCATGCTGGTCTGGGCACTCTCCCTGCCTCCGGGTGGATTCTGGTCCGATCAGGTTGGACGGAAACGGGCATTTCTGACAGGCGCGGTCATTGCTTCAATTGGTCTGCTGATGACCGCCTTCTCCCAGGGAATCCTGGATCTGATGCTGTGGCGGTCTCTCACCGCGGTTGGCTACGGGCTGGTATTCATCACGGTCCAAGGCTACGTTGTCGATCATTCCCTGCCCACGCAACGCGCCCGGGCAATGGCCATGTTTCTGGCGGTCTTTTTTGGCGGCTCGCTCTGTGGTGCGGCCATAGGCGGGATCGTTTCGGAACGAATCGGCTTTGCACCGGTCTTTTTGATATCCGCCGGACTCGGGATGCTGGCGGCGCTGTTCGTCGGGCGATATATTTCCAGGAGCCCTGCAAACCCATCGCGCAAGACTGAGAAATTGCGGGTCCGAAATGTCCTCACCCTGGCCCGGAACCGACGCTTCCTGGCAATGACCATCTTCAACGCCATTCCAGCGAAAATGGCCCTGACCGGGTTCCTGTTTTTCGCCATGCCCCTCTACCTGAAATCACTGGGGCTCTCTCCGGGAGACATCGGGCGGGTGATGATGAGTTACGGCCTGGCGATGATTCTTTTGTCCCCACTGGTGGGCCTGCTGGCGGATATCTGGGGACGGAGGCACTATTTTGTTTTGACGGGAGGATTGCTTGCCGCCTTGGCGATCATGCTGATCACGCTGCAACCCGGCCCCATTGCTTCCGTCCTGAGCATTCTTCTCCTGGGAGCCGCCCATGCCATCGGCATATCACCGCAACTGGCTCTGGTGATGGAATGGAGCAAGGAAGAGATTGCTGAAATCGGACCTGGTACAGTCATGGGCATTTTTCGGCTGCTGGAACGTATCGGAAATGTCTTGGGGCCGATTATCATCTCCTTATTGATCGCGGCCCTCGGCTTTTCCGGCGCCTTTACCGTCTTTTCCGTTTATCTGCTGATATCCATGCTCCTCTTCGCGGGGATCTTATTTTTTTACCGAAAGTCATACGCGGTAACCGAGACAGCTAAGGAGCGTTCATGA